A genomic stretch from Astatotilapia calliptera chromosome 4, fAstCal1.2, whole genome shotgun sequence includes:
- the LOC113019941 gene encoding putative nuclease HARBI1 produces the protein MACHFLEEPVDLEAQILRRALRRESVIRACMDILSLPDDFLCERYRFSAQSTSYLDSILRPYIAHVTHRGHALSPLHILCTALRFFANGSFLYNIGDAEHVSKATVCRAVRNVTVALKRLLHSFVVFPGHRPTRLIKEGFHKIAGFPGVIGCIDGTHIPIIAPSANEGDYVNRKSVHSINVQIICDAANIITNVEAKWPGSVHDSRIFRECTLSTKFGHGDFTGHLLGDRGYPCLPYLLTPYPDPEPGPQQRYNLAHCRTRARVEMTIGMLKARLQCLRRLRVTPERACDIIVACVILHNIATIRGEHCPAEPDISSDPHDEHPDPPTNVQDGRAVRDTICHNHFL, from the exons atggcgtgccacttccttgaagagccagtagatcttgaagcccaaattctccgcagagctctccgccgggagagcgTGATTAGAGCGTgtatggacattttatcattacctgatgatttcctgtgcgaacgttaccgtttctcagcacaatcaaCAAGTTATTTGGATagcatcctcaggccatatattgcgcatgtgacacatcgcgggcATGCGCTCAGTCCATTACATATTCTTTGTACCGCACTCCGTTtctttgcaaacgggagctttctgtacaatattggtgacgctgagcacgtttccaaggctaccgtctgtcgggcagtcaggaatgtcaCAGtagcactgaaacgtctcctgcactcgtttgtggtgttccccggtcatagacccacaagattaatcaaagagggattccacaaaattgcag ggttcccaggcgtgattggctgtatagatggcacccacattccaatcattgcacCCTCagcaaatgaaggagactatgtgaacaggaagtccgTCCACAGCAtcaatgtacag atcatatgtgatgctgccaacatcatcacaaatgtggaagccaagtggccaggctctgtacATGACTCACGAATCTTCCgggaatgtacactgagcaccaaatttggacatg GAGACTTCACTGGCCACCTGCTCGGTGATAGGGGGTACCCATGTCTACCCTATTTGCtcaccccttaccctgaccctgaaccgggcccacagcagcgttATAATCTGGCCCATTGCAGGACACGGGCCAGAGTTGAAATGACCATTGGAATGCTCAAGGCCCGGCTCCAGTGCCTTCgtagactcagggtcaccccagaaagggcatgtgacattattgtggcatgtgtgattcttcacaacattgccacgaTTAGAGGTGAACATTGTCCAGCTGAACcagacatcagcagtgatccacacgatgaacatcctgacccacCCACGAACGTACAggatggaagagcagtcagagacaccatatgccACAACCATTTCCTGTGA